The following proteins are co-located in the Alphaproteobacteria bacterium genome:
- a CDS encoding Hpt domain-containing protein has translation MSGDLEGVLAQLREEYLGGITDTLDEIDGFIDRMIRGVGDRGDDFFELQRQIHSLKGSAGTHGFAAVTLVAHRLEDYIEATRRLSNDQLGDVQIYVDRIREIFEAGQDPSAEQLDAIVLGLPSSAAATVDADQVRNVTVLLVMTKGVERTVIGRELASCGFDLSFTELPIEAIGLALSLHPDLIVAST, from the coding sequence ATGAGCGGCGATCTTGAAGGTGTTCTTGCCCAACTGCGCGAAGAATATTTGGGCGGCATCACTGACACACTGGATGAAATCGACGGATTTATTGACCGCATGATTCGCGGCGTCGGCGACCGCGGGGACGACTTTTTTGAACTGCAAAGACAGATCCACAGTCTCAAAGGCTCGGCCGGTACCCACGGGTTTGCCGCCGTAACGCTCGTTGCCCACCGCCTCGAGGATTACATCGAGGCGACCCGTCGCCTGAGCAACGACCAGCTTGGTGACGTCCAAATTTACGTCGATCGCATCCGTGAAATCTTTGAAGCCGGTCAGGATCCCTCCGCTGAGCAGTTGGACGCGATCGTGCTCGGCCTGCCGTCAAGTGCTGCGGCAACAGTCGATGCCGATCAGGTGCGTAACGTCACCGTGCTCTTGGTCATGACGAAGGGGGTGGAACGGACCGTCATCGGACGGGAGTTGGCTTCGTGCGGTTTCGATCTTTCGTTCACCGAATTGCCGATCGAGGCCATCGGGCTCGCCCTATCGCTACACCCCGACCTGATCGTTGCCTCCACCTAG